The Candidatus Margulisiibacteriota bacterium nucleotide sequence ATGACAGCCTGATCCAGGCGATCAGGATCGCGGAAGATCCGCGCCTGCAGCTGCCGACGATGGTGACGACCGACGGCTTTATTATCAGCCACTGCATGGACAAGATCGAACTGCTGGATGACGCGGACGTTCAAAAGTTTATTGGCGGCGAACGTAAAGCGGCGACTCGTTTGCTTGATATCGATAAGCCGGTCACCCTTGGTTTGATCGACCTGCAGGACTATTATTTTGAACACCGGGTCCAGGTCGCGGAAGCGATGCGCGGCGCCAAAAAGATCATTTTGGAGGTTGCCGATGAGTTTGCCGAAAAGTTTGGCCGGAAATACGGCTTGATCGAAGGATATCAGCTTGATGATGCCGAACATGTAATAGTCGCGCTTGGCTCCACCTGCGGGACGACCAAGGTAGTGGTTGATGAACTCCGGGCCAAAGGGATCAAGGCGGGACTCCTGAAGATCAGGGTATTCCGGCCTTTCCCGGCGGAAGAGATCGCGGCCGCTTTGAGCAAAGCCAAAACAGTTGCCGTTCTTGACCGGTCCGACACCTGGTCGGCCCAGGGGGGACACGTCTTTACCGAGGTCCGCTCCGGGATGTTTGACCAGAAAGCAAAACCAAAAATGATCAATTATATATACGGGCTGGGTGGACGAGAGATCAATCTTGAACTGATCCGCCAGGTTTATACCGATCTTCAAAATATCGAAAAACAACCCTTAGTCCAGTATTTAGGAGTTAGAGAGTAATGGCAAATTTAAAAGAATTATCAAAAAAACAAGAACCGCTGACCGGCGGTCATCGGCTCTGTCCAGGTTGCGGCGCTTCCATTGTAGTCCGCCAGGTTTTACTTGCCTCAAAAGACCCGGTAGTCGTTGTTTCGGCCACCGGCTGTCTGGAAGTTTCGACCACGATTTTTCCTTATTCGGCCTGGAAAGTCCCATTTTTACACAACGCATTTGAGAACGCCGCGGCAACCATGTCCGGCGTGGAAGCTTATTACCAGTATTTAAAAAGAAAAGGGAAGACCAGCCAGCATATTAACTTTGTCGCTTTTGGCGGCGATGGTGGGACTTACGATATCGGTTTCCAGTCGCTATCGGGCGCGATGGAGCGGGGGCACGACCTGACCTATGTCTGCTATAACAACCAGGCTTATATGAACACCGGGATCCAGCGGTCGAGCGCCACCCCGAAGGGGGCAAACACGACCACCGAACCTGCCGGCAAAGTCAAACAGGGGAAGACCATGAACCGGAAAGACTTAACCGAGATCATGGTTGCCCACAATATCCCCTATGTTGCCCAGGCGACCGTAGGCAACTGGGCCGACCTGACCCGCAAAGCGGAAAAAGCTTTTTCGATCCGCGGGCCGAAATTCATGAACGTTCTTCAGCCCTGCCGGCTTGGCTGGGCTTACAAGCCGGAGGAGACCGGGGTAATTGGCCGGATAGCGGCCGAAACCTGCTTCTGGCCGCTTTACGAGGTTGAAAATGGCGTATATAAGATCACCAAACCGCGGGAAAAGAAACCGATAACAGAATTTTTGAAGACACAGGAGAGGTTTCGGCATCTGTTCAAGCCGGGGAACGAAAAAATTATTGAGGATATTCAGGCGGAAGTCGACCAGCGCTGGCAGTCTCTTTTGGCCAAAGAAGCGATGACAGCAAAGGCGGCAAAATAAGTGGAGGGGAAATATGAATAAAAAGCAATTGGCGGGCAAAGTCGCGGACAAATCAGATCTGACCAAGGCGCAAGCGGAAGCATTGATCGATGTTGTTTTGAACGAGATCTCTGAGGCATTGACCCGTAATGAAAAAGTCAGACTGGTTGGTTTTGGCAACTTTGTGGTCAGAAAGCGCAAAGGACGCATTGGACGCAACCCGCAGACCGGGGCACAAATTACCATAGATGATTCCAAATCTCCGGCTTTTGTTCCGGGGATCAACCTTAAGAACCTGATCAAGGGCAAACCCACCCAATAGTTGATGAACCATCTTGATGAAGAGCTAAGCAGCCTCTTAGAGGTTTTACCCCCGCTTATTAAGCAATCATTAATCACCTATCATGATATTTTTTCTTTAGTCGAGGTTGTGCTTGATCTTGGCAAACCGGCGGAAGCGCGGTTTTCCCGCTCTGTCCATTATTTCAGGGAAATGGTCGTTTCCCAGGACGACATTGATTATGTCGTAGGCAAAGTCGGCGATTTTACCTCCGATAACCGGGCGGGGGTGGAGCGGACCCTGCACCGGATCTCCTGCATCCGCAACCGCCGGGGAAAGATCATTGGTCTGACCTGCCGGGTCGGCCGGACCATTATCGGAACGATCGATATTATAAGAGATGTGGTTGAGTCGGGGAAGAACGTCCTGTTTGTTGGTCCTCCCGGCAGCGGGAAGACGACCAAACTGCGCGAAGCGGCCCGGGTCTTGAGCGAACAGTTTAAAAAAAGAGTTATTGTGGTTGATACCTCCAACGAGATCGCCGGCGACGGCGACATTCCCCACCCGGCGATCGGCTCCGCCCGCCGGATGCAGGTCCCGTCTCCCGATTTTCAGCACAAGGTGATGATCGAAGCGGTGGAGAACCACATGCCGGAAGTGATCATCGTTGACGAGATCGGGACCGAAGCGGAAGCGGCCGCCTGCAAGACGATCGCTGAGCGCGGCGTCCAGCTCATTGGGACCGCCCACGGGGTGACATTTGACAACATTATCAGCAACCCGACCCTGACCGACCTGGTCGGCGGGATCCAATCGGTTATTCTGGGGGATGAAGAGGCGAAGCGCCGCCATACCCAAAAAGCGGTTCTGGAGCGGAAAGGCCCTCCCGCGTTCGATATCGCGGTCGAGATCCAGGAACGGGATAAATTTGCCATCTATGGTGACGTCGCCAAATCAGTTGACGCCATTCTGCGCGGCCTGCCGATCAGGCCGGAGATCAGGGTTCGTCTTCCCGACGGGAAGATCGAGATCTCACAAAAAGCGCTCGAGCCGATGCCGGTCCCGACCCAGGAAGAGGTGGACCGAATGGCAATAGAAAAAGGGGAGGGGCCGGTCAGGATTTATCCTTTTGGGGTCAACAGGCAGACGCTGGAACGATCTCTCCGGGCAATGCAGCTGCCGGCGGTCGTCGCCAAAGAGATAGACGAAGCCGATCTGGTTTTGACGGTTAAATCAAAGGCCCGGACGGGGACTAAAATTATGCGAGCGGCGGATGAGCGCAATATTCAGGTCCATGTCATCAAAAAGAACGTCTCGTCGCAGATGATCAAATTCCTGAAGTTTTACTTTAACGCCGCCGGGAAAGAAGAAACAGAAGCGATTGCCCTGCGGGAAGCTGCAGATGCGATCGAATCGGCTAAAAACGGTAAAAAGGCGATCGACCTTAATCCCCAGAACGCATATATCCGGCGGTTGCAGCATCAAAGGGTGGAAGAGGCGGGGCTTCATTCGGAGTCGGTAGGTGAAGAGCCTAAACGGCGGCTGCGGATCTATCCGGAATAAGCTTCCGAGATCACCGGCGGCTTAAAATTGATCGCGCCCTGGCTGGCCAGAAGATAGGCGTTTATTTTTGCCCCGTTCGTTTCGGCTACCATAACGATCACATTATCTTTTTTATCTTTTATAATTGTGGCTATTGCCTCTCTTTTCTTTTTGCCGTTGCAGCCTAATGATCCCAGGTGAACTGATCGCCTGTTGAGGCTGAATAGGAAGGCTGTGCCGTTAGTTCCGATCGTGATCTGGAATGACCGCGGCGGCCTTTGTCTTTTGCCTTCAATGAATTCCAGGATTAATTTAGTACGGAGCATGGCCAGCTTGCGGTCGGATATTTCAAGCGGTTTGGCCTGCCAGCGGCCGCGTTGTTTAATGATCCGATATTCCCGGATCGGTTTATCGTTTTCACTCCGGTCCGCTTCAAAAACCGAAACGATCCGATCGCCATTTTCCGTCCGGAAAGCGACCAGCGCCTCTCTTTTGCGGCAGCCAAGGGAATTAAGCGACAGATGTTTTTGTTCTATCATGATAAGATCAATATTCCCGTTATCCCTGATCGTGAACGAATATGTTTGTTCCGGGCGAGGGCCCCCTTCAAAAAATGATTTGATCGCTCGGAAGCGTTCCGCCGCCAGCTGGAGGTCGGAAGGGTTTAGCGGCTTCGTCAGCCAAAGGCCAGTATCCGACTGATAAATTCTAACTTGTTTGATCAGGCGGCCGTCCTCTTCTTTGACCGTGCAGACCTTGTCTCCATTAACGATCTGGAAGCTGATTTTGGCCGGTCTCTCCCCAAAGCCAAGCGCGCTGATCTGCAGGCGCATACCGTTAAAGTGGACCAGATCGATCGCGCCTTGTTCCTTAATCGTTACGATATATTCCTGTCCAGGTTCTTTTTCTTCCAGGATAAAAGCCGCAATCGCCCGTCCGCGTTCGGCAGATAACTGTCTGTCAGTTCTAATAATCGGTCTTGCTTTCCAGACGTCGCCTGAATCTTTGATTATTTCAAAGTCTCTTATCGGTACTCCGTTTGTTTCGTGGACTGAAACGATTTTACGGCTGTCTTCAATGCTAAAGGAGAGATTGACATCCCTGTCCATGCAGCCAAGAGGGGAGAGAAGAGCTGGCGTCCCCGAAACAGTAATTAAGCTTAGAATGCCGTGGCTGGCCTTTTTTATGAATGGTTCCGGTGGTGGACCGCCGTCTTCCAGAAAAGCTAAGATCGATTTGCGGAGATTTAACGATTTTCGGTGTTTATTCGACCTGGCCTCGATTGGCAAGTAAAACATGGTCAGCCAGCGTAGAGCTGTCGCGTTTTGATCTGGCGATCTTTCCGCCTGGGTTTTGGCGCCAATGACTTTGCTTTTTGGCAGACGAGACAATAGTTCAAAAATCTTTCCCTTGATCTCAAAATAACGGCTGTTGCTTGACCTGTCCAGCAGAGTCAGGATATCGACCACGTCTGAAGTCGAGATCTCTTTGCGGTTTAATAGCTCGACCAGCGCCGTGAACCTTTGCTCAAAGATCCCCGGGCTATCGATAATAGCTGACAATTCCTTGGCCAGCTCTTTTTGCCTGGGGGAGGTTTCCTGTCGATGGGGGAGGGGGACAATAGGACCGAAAGGAAACGGATCCGGGAGATTTGGGCTTTCAGTTGGCGGCAGACCGGGTGGTAATTCTTCGTTCAATGCCTCTTGCCGGTCGGGCGCGAGCCGCTCCAGAATGCGGCGCGCCAGCGCCATTTCTTCGGGATTATAAGCGGTCGGGTCGGCCATTAGATCATGACGGGTTAACCCCCTCCCTTCATTAGAGGGGAGAGTTCCGTCCAGGGGGACAAATTTGCCGGGAAAACTAACTTCTCTCATTTTTTCTTTAACGGCGTTCTCGATCGCTTTTTTAATGTAGATATGGGAAAAATCATCGAGGCTCAGCTTCCCAGCCCTGACTAAGTTTTCAAAACAACTTTCCTTAAGCCTGGTCTCGAAGACCGCGATCGCTTCGCATAAGCCGATATTCCCTTCATGCGCAAGGTCAACAAGGGCCAAGCCGCGGTTCTCATATTTACGGGCAATGCTTCGCACTAACTTGTCATTTTCTCTGATCAAGAGATCGACCGCTGTCCTTCTTTGAAGCAAGCCTTCCCTGACCCGCTTAAAAAGGTCAAGAAACCTTTGGGTTCCCGGGTTAAGCAAAGAAGGCCGGGAATTGGCTTCCTGGCAAGCAGTTAACTTTCTTGCGGCGTTGATTGGCGGCATTGCCGATGCTCCTTGTGCCTGTCTA carries:
- a CDS encoding AAA family ATPase, with the translated sequence MNHLDEELSSLLEVLPPLIKQSLITYHDIFSLVEVVLDLGKPAEARFSRSVHYFREMVVSQDDIDYVVGKVGDFTSDNRAGVERTLHRISCIRNRRGKIIGLTCRVGRTIIGTIDIIRDVVESGKNVLFVGPPGSGKTTKLREAARVLSEQFKKRVIVVDTSNEIAGDGDIPHPAIGSARRMQVPSPDFQHKVMIEAVENHMPEVIIVDEIGTEAEAAACKTIAERGVQLIGTAHGVTFDNIISNPTLTDLVGGIQSVILGDEEAKRRHTQKAVLERKGPPAFDIAVEIQERDKFAIYGDVAKSVDAILRGLPIRPEIRVRLPDGKIEISQKALEPMPVPTQEEVDRMAIEKGEGPVRIYPFGVNRQTLERSLRAMQLPAVVAKEIDEADLVLTVKSKARTGTKIMRAADERNIQVHVIKKNVSSQMIKFLKFYFNAAGKEETEAIALREAADAIESAKNGKKAIDLNPQNAYIRRLQHQRVEEAGLHSESVGEEPKRRLRIYPE
- a CDS encoding pyruvate ferredoxin oxidoreductase (catalyzes the formation of acetyl-CoA from pyruvate and coenzyme A), coding for MANLKELSKKQEPLTGGHRLCPGCGASIVVRQVLLASKDPVVVVSATGCLEVSTTIFPYSAWKVPFLHNAFENAAATMSGVEAYYQYLKRKGKTSQHINFVAFGGDGGTYDIGFQSLSGAMERGHDLTYVCYNNQAYMNTGIQRSSATPKGANTTTEPAGKVKQGKTMNRKDLTEIMVAHNIPYVAQATVGNWADLTRKAEKAFSIRGPKFMNVLQPCRLGWAYKPEETGVIGRIAAETCFWPLYEVENGVYKITKPREKKPITEFLKTQERFRHLFKPGNEKIIEDIQAEVDQRWQSLLAKEAMTAKAAK
- the porA gene encoding pyruvate ferredoxin oxidoreductase; translation: MVKVVAKTGNEAMAEAMRQINPDVVAAYPITPATEIVMIFAKYVADGLVDTEYVAVESEHSAMSACVGASAAGGRVMTGTSSQGLALMYEILPIVSSLRLPIVMCDVNRAISGPINIHCDHSDTMAAQDFGWVQIFSENSQEAYDSLIQAIRIAEDPRLQLPTMVTTDGFIISHCMDKIELLDDADVQKFIGGERKAATRLLDIDKPVTLGLIDLQDYYFEHRVQVAEAMRGAKKIILEVADEFAEKFGRKYGLIEGYQLDDAEHVIVALGSTCGTTKVVVDELRAKGIKAGLLKIRVFRPFPAEEIAAALSKAKTVAVLDRSDTWSAQGGHVFTEVRSGMFDQKAKPKMINYIYGLGGREINLELIRQVYTDLQNIEKQPLVQYLGVRE
- a CDS encoding HU family DNA-binding protein; translated protein: MNKKQLAGKVADKSDLTKAQAEALIDVVLNEISEALTRNEKVRLVGFGNFVVRKRKGRIGRNPQTGAQITIDDSKSPAFVPGINLKNLIKGKPTQ